The following coding sequences are from one Paenibacillus sp. JDR-2 window:
- a CDS encoding PTS sugar transporter subunit IIA, with protein MKWFGKKSNSVSVAAPLSGKLVPLSEVPDEAFAQGLMGEGVAIEPTEGRVIAPFDGVVSHLIDTHHALIIEHSSGLQLLIHVGINTVALNGDGFKALVKTGDSFKAGQTLLECDLDKIRDAGYPVITPVIVANEEGAEKVECTFKTVNAGDPDTIKVVLKT; from the coding sequence ATGAAATGGTTTGGCAAAAAATCGAATTCCGTTAGTGTAGCTGCACCTCTTAGCGGCAAGCTTGTTCCGCTGAGCGAAGTGCCTGATGAAGCGTTCGCGCAGGGTTTAATGGGAGAAGGCGTTGCAATCGAGCCAACGGAAGGCCGCGTCATCGCGCCGTTTGACGGCGTAGTAAGTCATTTGATCGATACGCATCATGCCTTGATCATTGAGCATTCGTCCGGACTGCAGCTGCTTATTCACGTTGGCATCAATACTGTCGCCTTAAACGGCGACGGCTTCAAAGCGCTTGTGAAGACAGGCGATTCCTTCAAAGCGGGTCAAACCCTTCTCGAATGCGATCTGGACAAAATCCGCGATGCGGGTTACCCGGTAATAACGCCGGTTATCGTAGCGAACGAAGAAGGCGCGGAGAAAGTGGAATGCACCTTCAAAACCGTAAATGCCGGAGATCCGGATACGATTAAGGTTGTTCTGAAAACCTAA
- a CDS encoding PRD domain-containing protein: MGLTGQLRIDRIVGNNVILTMEPKSSREYVLFGKGIGFSCKGQKFIDAEDPRIEKRYRLDDRDKALHYHSLLEELDPEVVQISEQIIDEIRERLGTPVDPKVYFALPSHIQFVVYRLRNGMEIVNPFLYETKMCYPQEFKIAAKAAKMISEKFDITIPEDEVGFLTYHVYSAAGSVTAGQMVQLTELMNEIVERIEGWREAPLSKKSSDYARLIMHLRYMMERILQNKETENPFSAEIKDKIPTEHQKAELIAQMIGERLNVKVSSDEIGYLAMHLYRLFRSVDAE, from the coding sequence GTGGGACTTACGGGACAACTTCGGATCGATCGGATCGTTGGCAACAATGTCATCCTAACGATGGAACCGAAGTCATCGAGGGAATACGTGCTGTTTGGCAAAGGCATTGGCTTCTCATGCAAGGGCCAGAAGTTTATCGATGCCGAAGACCCGCGAATTGAGAAGCGGTACCGGCTTGACGACCGGGATAAAGCGCTGCATTACCATTCTCTACTGGAGGAATTGGACCCGGAAGTGGTGCAAATCTCCGAGCAGATCATTGATGAGATTCGGGAACGGCTGGGAACGCCTGTCGATCCGAAAGTGTACTTCGCCTTACCGAGCCATATCCAGTTTGTCGTCTACCGGTTAAGAAACGGCATGGAAATCGTCAATCCTTTCCTGTATGAAACAAAGATGTGTTATCCCCAGGAGTTCAAGATCGCCGCCAAGGCAGCCAAGATGATCAGCGAGAAATTCGACATCACTATCCCTGAAGATGAAGTTGGTTTTCTAACGTATCACGTGTATTCGGCAGCAGGGTCCGTAACCGCAGGACAGATGGTTCAGCTGACGGAGCTGATGAACGAGATCGTTGAGCGGATCGAAGGCTGGCGGGAAGCGCCATTGTCTAAGAAGAGCTCGGATTATGCCAGGCTGATTATGCATTTGCGTTATATGATGGAACGTATTTTGCAGAATAAGGAAACCGAAAATCCGTTCTCCGCAGAGATTAAAGACAAAATACCTACTGAGCACCAGAAGGCGGAATTAATCGCGCAAATGATCGGAGAAAGACTAAACGTCAAGGTCTCCTCCGACGAGATCGGTTATCTCGCGATGCATTTGTACCGGTTGTTCCGATCGGTGGATGCAGAATGA
- a CDS encoding carbohydrate ABC transporter permease, whose amino-acid sequence MNTAPATNTAPITKIGRRAKRIFSGFILWVFLGIVAVFTVFPVLITIFGSFKTNAELTAGATILPSVWHFSNYYDAWKQADFAKFTWNSLFISTITTIGTLLLASMAAYVIDRRNFFGKSIYVSLQAATMFISIGAVVIRPQFELMVKLHLNSSLWGIIFILMSAHATTFFILIGFFKGIPRDLDEAAHIDGCNFFSVYWRIVLPLLKPGLGVAALFAFRNAWNEYILPLVFTMTNPKLQTLTVGLADLRYGTTAATQTHLIMAGACLSILPILIVYVFANKSFMQVTGGSVKG is encoded by the coding sequence ATGAACACAGCACCAGCAACGAATACCGCTCCGATAACTAAAATTGGCAGGCGAGCGAAACGTATATTTTCAGGCTTCATTCTTTGGGTGTTTCTTGGAATAGTTGCCGTTTTTACTGTTTTTCCAGTACTCATTACGATATTTGGCTCTTTCAAAACAAATGCGGAGCTGACGGCGGGTGCTACCATTCTTCCAAGCGTTTGGCATTTCTCTAACTACTATGATGCTTGGAAACAAGCAGACTTTGCCAAATTCACTTGGAATAGTTTATTTATTAGTACGATTACGACGATTGGGACACTGTTGTTGGCCTCGATGGCTGCCTATGTGATAGATCGCAGAAATTTTTTCGGAAAGAGCATTTATGTTAGTCTTCAAGCGGCGACGATGTTTATATCAATTGGTGCCGTTGTCATTAGGCCGCAATTCGAGCTTATGGTGAAATTGCATCTGAATTCCTCGTTATGGGGGATTATCTTTATTCTAATGAGCGCTCATGCTACTACCTTTTTTATTCTAATCGGTTTCTTCAAAGGAATCCCTCGGGATTTGGATGAAGCGGCTCATATTGACGGATGTAATTTCTTTTCGGTATATTGGCGGATTGTTCTTCCGTTATTGAAACCGGGCTTAGGCGTTGCGGCATTATTTGCTTTCCGGAATGCTTGGAATGAATATATTCTGCCGCTTGTTTTTACAATGACAAACCCTAAATTACAAACTTTGACGGTTGGTTTAGCAGATTTAAGATACGGTACGACTGCAGCAACCCAAACCCACTTAATTATGGCGGGTGCCTGCTTATCGATTTTGCCGATTCTAATCGTGTATGTTTTTGCCAATAAATCTTTTATGCAGGTAACAGGCGGTTCCGTTAAAGGTTAA
- a CDS encoding glycosyltransferase family 2 protein, translated as MATLISHFYNEAYLLPWWLMHHVPLFDHGIMINRGSTDRSADIIRKLAPHWEIRDSVVPDFHAVKVDKEVMSIEKAVSGWKIVLNTTEFLVSRYGIQLFQILDSLGGKMYSVRTITMVDPPGYYTDPIYALPLVKQRYHGLFPADPQALYHGRFIHKYRSGGYTAGRHWTTKPYEVLLIPAFIMKFSFSPWNHAMRARKMQIGPTIPEDALKSNMGNHHLFNLQELEAKYLALAGITEDLRRIPEFRSLRLR; from the coding sequence ATGGCGACGCTTATTTCTCACTTCTATAATGAGGCATATTTGCTGCCTTGGTGGCTGATGCATCATGTTCCCTTATTTGACCATGGCATTATGATTAACCGAGGGTCAACGGACAGATCTGCGGACATTATCCGGAAGCTCGCTCCTCACTGGGAAATCAGGGATTCCGTCGTTCCGGACTTCCATGCCGTTAAGGTCGACAAGGAAGTGATGAGTATCGAGAAGGCGGTATCAGGCTGGAAAATCGTGCTGAATACAACGGAGTTTCTCGTCAGCCGATACGGCATTCAGCTATTTCAGATCCTGGATTCGCTTGGCGGAAAAATGTATTCGGTGCGGACCATTACGATGGTTGATCCTCCAGGTTACTATACGGATCCTATCTATGCGCTGCCGCTGGTCAAACAACGCTATCACGGCTTATTCCCGGCAGATCCTCAAGCCTTGTATCACGGAAGATTTATTCATAAATACAGAAGCGGCGGATACACGGCAGGCAGGCATTGGACGACCAAACCTTATGAGGTGCTTCTGATTCCGGCTTTTATTATGAAGTTCTCGTTCAGCCCGTGGAATCACGCGATGCGTGCAAGAAAAATGCAGATTGGCCCCACGATTCCGGAAGATGCTTTGAAGAGCAATATGGGAAACCATCATCTATTTAATTTGCAGGAACTAGAGGCTAAATATTTAGCTCTTGCGGGAATTACGGAGGATTTGCGGCGTATCCCGGAATTCAGGTCGTTAAGATTACGTTAG
- the nagE gene encoding N-acetylglucosamine-specific PTS transporter subunit IIBC, giving the protein MLAFLQKIGKSLMLPVAALPAAALLLRFGNIDYVKDFGFGQFGDFLNHYIAPFLAAGGSAIFDNLPLIFAIGVAIGMAGDAVATLAAVIAYLVLTNVLGKIPTVFTGLVDKDTTLNMGVLGGIIAGLVASYFYNKYHDIKLPDWLGFFGGKRFVPIITSFAMVIVGLIFGLIWGPVQSWLDTFGRWIVDLGGVGAFIFMTANRLLIPFGLHHVINAIAWFQIGDYTDAAGNVVHGDLHRFFAGDPTAGMFMTGFFPIMMFALPAAAFAIIHTAKPEKRKLVSSIFIGSALASFLTGITEPLEFAFMFVAPVLYVIHAVLTGISAWLVVELGIHHGFGFSAGFLDYAINYPLSTKGWMIIPIGLVYAVVYYVLFRVVIVKLNLKTPGREDDDLVEEGAKDAAPAGAGDDKASQVLAALGGSGNIESIDACITRLRLIVKDEKAVNDAELKRLGAAGVMRLGKGAVQAIFGTQSERLKEQIKKRM; this is encoded by the coding sequence ATGCTCGCATTTTTGCAAAAGATCGGTAAATCTCTAATGCTTCCCGTCGCAGCTTTGCCTGCGGCAGCCCTTCTGCTTCGTTTCGGCAACATCGATTATGTAAAGGATTTCGGATTTGGCCAGTTCGGCGACTTCCTGAACCATTATATCGCTCCGTTCCTTGCAGCGGGAGGCTCCGCGATTTTTGACAACCTGCCTCTCATCTTCGCGATTGGCGTTGCGATCGGGATGGCCGGCGATGCGGTTGCAACGCTTGCCGCCGTTATCGCGTATCTTGTTCTTACGAACGTGCTGGGCAAAATCCCAACCGTATTCACGGGTCTCGTGGATAAAGACACAACGCTTAACATGGGTGTATTGGGCGGTATCATTGCGGGTCTTGTCGCTTCCTACTTCTATAACAAGTACCATGACATCAAGCTTCCGGATTGGCTCGGCTTCTTTGGCGGCAAACGTTTTGTTCCGATTATCACCTCGTTTGCAATGGTTATCGTAGGTCTTATCTTTGGTCTCATCTGGGGACCTGTCCAATCGTGGCTCGATACGTTCGGCCGCTGGATTGTTGACCTTGGCGGCGTCGGCGCGTTTATCTTCATGACGGCCAACCGGCTCCTCATTCCGTTTGGTCTGCACCATGTCATTAACGCAATCGCCTGGTTCCAAATCGGCGACTACACGGATGCTGCCGGCAACGTCGTTCACGGCGACCTGCACCGCTTCTTTGCAGGCGACCCAACTGCAGGCATGTTCATGACAGGCTTCTTCCCGATCATGATGTTCGCCCTCCCGGCTGCTGCCTTTGCGATTATTCATACGGCAAAACCGGAAAAACGCAAGCTTGTCTCTTCCATCTTTATCGGCTCCGCTCTTGCTTCGTTCCTGACGGGTATTACAGAGCCGCTTGAATTCGCGTTTATGTTCGTGGCACCGGTGCTGTACGTGATCCACGCCGTGTTGACCGGTATCTCCGCATGGCTTGTCGTTGAGCTTGGCATTCATCATGGCTTCGGCTTCTCGGCCGGCTTCCTTGACTACGCGATCAACTATCCGCTCTCCACGAAGGGCTGGATGATTATCCCGATTGGTCTCGTTTACGCTGTGGTGTACTATGTCCTGTTCCGCGTCGTAATCGTGAAGCTCAACCTGAAAACGCCAGGCCGCGAAGACGATGACTTGGTGGAAGAAGGCGCCAAGGATGCAGCTCCGGCAGGTGCGGGCGACGATAAAGCGAGTCAGGTCCTTGCTGCGCTCGGCGGTTCCGGCAATATCGAGAGCATCGATGCTTGTATCACCCGCCTCCGTCTGATCGTAAAAGACGAGAAAGCGGTAAACGACGCTGAGCTGAAGCGTCTTGGAGCGGCAGGCGTTATGCGTCTCGGGAAAGGCGCCGTGCAGGCGATTTTCGGTACGCAGTCGGAACGGTTGAAAGAACAAATTAAAAAACGCATGTAA
- a CDS encoding carbohydrate ABC transporter permease — MTSLRKLGESYSFILPSLVFTVVLGIYPILWAIRYMFYDYQGYGEEVFIGFGNFANLMSDGAYWSSVVNTAVYAMGKIIITIPLSLILAVILNKGLKGKNFLRAIYFMPTVLSTAVISIVFFNIFNSYNGILNQFLLKYHIISNSIDWLGPDLAMATSIIVAIWGAIGNYMLLFLAGLQNIPDDVYESASLDGANASQKFFYITIPMLGPVLQMIIMLAITISLKGYESIMVLTEGGPIGRTEVMYLYVYRMFFPISSSSTMIQQIGYGSAVGFMSAVIVGLITVGYFWLSKRLNRIF, encoded by the coding sequence ATGACCAGTCTACGCAAATTAGGAGAGTCTTACTCATTTATTTTGCCCAGTCTCGTATTCACTGTGGTTTTAGGGATTTATCCGATTTTATGGGCGATTAGATATATGTTTTATGATTATCAAGGATACGGAGAAGAAGTATTTATCGGATTTGGTAATTTTGCTAATTTGATGAGTGATGGAGCTTACTGGAGCTCAGTTGTAAATACCGCGGTCTATGCGATGGGAAAAATTATCATCACGATTCCTTTATCCTTAATTCTGGCGGTGATTTTAAATAAAGGCCTTAAAGGTAAAAATTTTTTGAGAGCTATTTATTTTATGCCAACGGTACTGAGTACCGCGGTCATTTCTATCGTGTTTTTTAACATTTTCAATTCTTACAACGGAATATTAAATCAATTTTTATTAAAATATCATATCATCTCAAATAGCATTGATTGGCTTGGACCCGATCTAGCCATGGCAACCTCTATTATCGTTGCTATTTGGGGGGCAATAGGAAACTATATGCTCCTATTTCTCGCCGGTCTGCAAAACATTCCGGATGATGTCTATGAGAGCGCTTCGCTAGACGGAGCGAATGCTTCTCAGAAATTCTTCTACATTACCATCCCCATGCTGGGGCCAGTGCTTCAAATGATTATTATGCTGGCGATTACCATATCCCTGAAAGGTTACGAGAGTATTATGGTCTTAACAGAAGGCGGGCCAATCGGGCGAACAGAAGTTATGTATCTATACGTTTATCGGATGTTTTTCCCGATATCCTCTAGTTCGACCATGATTCAACAAATTGGCTATGGCAGCGCTGTAGGCTTTATGTCTGCCGTAATCGTCGGACTCATCACGGTAGGTTATTTCTGGTTATCCAAACGTTTAAACCGTATTTTCTAG
- a CDS encoding HPr family phosphocarrier protein produces the protein MVEKAYVVMNPTGVHARPAKKIVEAAKICEGTVYLEKGGRKVSAKSLVNVLSIGAKQNDTVTVSAEGEKAEAAVDAIGAVLASVEA, from the coding sequence ATGGTGGAGAAAGCATACGTAGTTATGAACCCGACGGGCGTCCACGCCCGTCCCGCTAAAAAAATCGTTGAAGCTGCTAAAATTTGCGAAGGCACCGTTTACCTGGAGAAAGGCGGACGTAAGGTCAGCGCAAAAAGCCTGGTTAACGTGCTGTCGATCGGAGCCAAGCAAAATGATACGGTAACCGTCAGTGCCGAAGGAGAAAAAGCTGAAGCTGCGGTTGACGCTATTGGTGCTGTACTGGCTTCTGTAGAAGCATAG
- a CDS encoding LLM class flavin-dependent oxidoreductase, translating to MVSSGNDGNFEFGIYTLGDLAVDSRTGGLKNAGERMKEIIRAAKVADEAGINVFGVGEHHRLDFALSSPPVILAAIAQATSRIRLTSATTVLGTADPVRVFEDFATLDLISDGRAEIIAGRGAYIESFPLFGFELDDYKELFAEKLELMRQLNLSERITWNGRLRSPLEDAEIAPRPKQAAIPIWVGVGSTAESAALAGRHGAGMALALLGGEPSKYKHLVDCYKEAGVAAGYRKEELRVAITGHCYVAKTTGQALDEFYAGYSVYYSQFMGGKENGTPLSREDFEKLADSLAIGSPELIAEKIIAQHKLFGHSRFMAQMDIGGMPAAQVESSIRLLAKEVAPLVREALQIKV from the coding sequence ATGGTTTCATCAGGGAATGACGGAAATTTTGAGTTTGGCATTTACACTTTAGGCGATCTTGCGGTTGATTCCCGTACGGGCGGGCTCAAGAACGCGGGAGAACGAATGAAGGAGATTATCCGGGCAGCCAAAGTTGCGGATGAAGCGGGCATTAACGTATTTGGAGTAGGCGAGCATCACCGCCTGGACTTTGCTTTATCCTCGCCGCCGGTTATTCTTGCCGCAATAGCGCAAGCGACCTCCCGCATTCGTCTTACAAGTGCAACTACGGTACTAGGGACGGCGGACCCGGTAAGGGTATTCGAGGATTTTGCGACGCTGGATCTCATCTCTGACGGGCGTGCTGAGATTATCGCGGGCCGCGGCGCTTATATCGAATCGTTTCCGCTCTTTGGCTTTGAGCTGGATGACTATAAAGAATTGTTCGCTGAGAAGCTTGAATTAATGAGACAGCTTAATTTGTCGGAACGGATTACATGGAACGGCCGACTCCGCAGTCCTTTGGAGGATGCGGAAATTGCTCCGCGTCCGAAGCAGGCGGCGATCCCGATCTGGGTCGGCGTAGGCAGCACGGCGGAAAGCGCGGCTCTGGCCGGTCGGCATGGGGCAGGCATGGCACTGGCGCTGCTTGGCGGAGAACCGTCGAAATACAAGCATCTTGTAGACTGCTATAAGGAAGCAGGGGTCGCAGCGGGCTACCGGAAAGAAGAGCTGAGGGTAGCGATTACCGGTCACTGTTATGTTGCGAAGACAACCGGGCAGGCGCTGGATGAATTTTATGCCGGCTATTCGGTGTACTATTCCCAGTTCATGGGCGGCAAGGAGAACGGAACTCCACTCTCGCGGGAGGACTTTGAGAAGCTGGCGGATTCGCTTGCGATCGGCAGTCCGGAGCTGATTGCGGAGAAGATTATTGCTCAGCATAAGCTGTTTGGCCATTCCCGCTTTATGGCTCAGATGGACATTGGCGGCATGCCTGCCGCGCAGGTGGAGTCTTCGATCCGATTGCTGGCGAAGGAAGTTGCGCCGCTTGTCCGGGAAGCCCTGCAAATAAAAGTGTAG
- the ptsP gene encoding phosphoenolpyruvate--protein phosphotransferase: MMATEIKGIAASEGYAIGRAIILREEAVPQGITYVEAGEEAAELSRFDSAVAAARSELEELHARMIADGREKEAEIFEAHLMLLEDEELIGAAQERIRGQRYKAESAMNESGEEVAEMLASLDDEYLRERAADVRDVSRRVVRKLGHGTDADEFASASIDANTNEKSILFAFDLTPSDTAQLDPSVIGGFVTAVGGRTSHSAIIARSVGIPAIVGAGNEAMNIEDGQLVIVDGAAGLVLVEPEDEELARYQALQEKAAGQRLLLEQFRGKPSVSADGHQVELVANIGSVQDARQAHEQGAEGVGLFRTEFLYMGRPDLPSEEEQFTAYKEAAEAFGQDAPIVIRTMDIGGDKELPSLQLEKEDNPFLGYRAIRICLDRPELFKTQLRAVLRASAYGNLKVMFPMIATLGEWRQAKALLEQAMEELRGENIAFNEQIEAGIMIEIPAAAQMADRFAREVDFFSIGTNDLVQYTMAADRMNPKLGYLSDPLHPPVLRLINQVISAAHNENKWVGMCGEMAGTPIAIPILLGMGLDEFSMSASAVLPARSLLSRLDRAKLASVAEAVLDLDDAEAVRSFVEQQVPELLA, from the coding sequence ATGATGGCAACCGAGATAAAAGGGATCGCCGCGTCGGAAGGTTATGCAATCGGCCGGGCGATTATCCTCCGCGAAGAGGCTGTTCCTCAAGGGATTACTTATGTCGAAGCAGGTGAAGAAGCGGCTGAACTCAGCCGCTTCGATTCTGCTGTGGCGGCAGCGCGTAGTGAGCTTGAAGAGCTTCATGCCCGCATGATTGCGGACGGGCGCGAGAAGGAAGCCGAAATTTTCGAAGCGCATTTGATGCTGCTTGAAGACGAAGAATTGATTGGCGCGGCACAGGAACGGATCCGCGGACAACGTTACAAGGCGGAATCGGCGATGAACGAATCCGGCGAAGAAGTAGCCGAAATGCTCGCCTCCCTGGATGACGAATATTTGCGGGAGCGCGCGGCGGATGTCCGCGATGTCAGCCGCCGCGTCGTCCGCAAGCTTGGTCACGGCACGGACGCCGATGAATTTGCTTCCGCATCAATAGACGCAAATACAAATGAGAAATCTATCCTGTTCGCCTTCGATCTGACGCCGTCGGATACGGCCCAGCTTGATCCATCTGTCATCGGCGGATTCGTAACCGCTGTCGGTGGGCGTACCTCCCACTCCGCGATAATTGCCCGTTCGGTCGGCATCCCTGCAATTGTAGGCGCCGGTAATGAAGCGATGAATATTGAGGACGGCCAGCTCGTTATCGTAGACGGCGCGGCCGGACTTGTTCTGGTCGAGCCGGAAGACGAAGAGCTGGCCCGTTATCAAGCGCTGCAAGAAAAAGCTGCGGGACAACGCCTGCTTCTTGAGCAATTCCGCGGCAAGCCTTCGGTTAGCGCGGACGGACATCAGGTTGAACTGGTCGCTAACATTGGCTCCGTGCAAGACGCCCGTCAGGCGCATGAACAAGGCGCCGAAGGCGTTGGCCTGTTCCGTACCGAGTTTCTGTACATGGGCCGTCCCGATCTGCCATCCGAAGAGGAGCAGTTCACGGCTTATAAGGAAGCAGCCGAAGCCTTTGGGCAAGATGCCCCCATCGTCATCCGGACGATGGACATCGGCGGCGATAAGGAGCTGCCAAGCCTGCAGCTCGAGAAGGAAGACAATCCGTTCCTCGGCTACCGCGCGATCCGGATTTGTCTGGATCGGCCTGAGCTGTTCAAGACCCAGCTGCGAGCCGTTTTGCGCGCAAGCGCCTACGGCAATCTGAAGGTCATGTTCCCGATGATTGCTACGCTCGGCGAATGGCGCCAGGCCAAAGCTCTGCTCGAGCAAGCCATGGAGGAGCTCAGAGGCGAAAATATCGCTTTCAACGAACAGATTGAAGCTGGCATTATGATTGAAATCCCGGCTGCCGCCCAAATGGCGGACCGGTTCGCCCGGGAAGTCGACTTCTTCAGTATCGGCACCAATGACCTTGTGCAATATACGATGGCGGCAGACCGGATGAATCCGAAGCTTGGTTACTTATCCGATCCCCTCCACCCTCCTGTCCTCAGGCTGATCAATCAGGTAATCAGCGCAGCTCATAATGAAAACAAGTGGGTCGGCATGTGCGGTGAAATGGCGGGAACGCCAATTGCCATTCCGATACTGCTCGGCATGGGACTGGATGAGTTCAGCATGAGCGCATCCGCCGTCCTCCCCGCCCGCTCGCTTCTCTCGCGTCTTGACCGCGCTAAGCTTGCTTCCGTTGCGGAAGCCGTGCTTGATCTCGACGATGCGGAAGCCGTGCGTTCCTTTGTGGAGCAGCAGGTTCCGGAGCTCTTGGCTTAA
- a CDS encoding NAD-dependent epimerase/dehydratase family protein, which produces MHKVAVTGATGWIGRYVVALLLAKGYEVHATYRKSKLALGGIWHQVDLLSADEAVRFIGKVKPDSLIHLAWDAVPPECYRSLANYEWTRCSMALIHQFVQSGGKRIIVAGTGAEYVWGEGGLSEKESPDSYIHAYAACKNSLRVWLESYARIAGFSCAWGRLFHLYGPHDPGKRLVASTITSLLNKKEAYCRYGGLYRDYLYIEDAADALVSLFESPCEGTVNIASGQPVQLERMVRLIGSLIGSEANIRIGDEQPEEPVVVLADISRLDYEVLWKPAFSLPLGLERTIKWYSDRP; this is translated from the coding sequence GTGCATAAGGTAGCCGTGACTGGCGCAACCGGCTGGATTGGCCGGTATGTAGTTGCTTTGCTGCTGGCAAAAGGGTATGAGGTTCATGCCACTTACAGAAAATCCAAGCTTGCATTAGGCGGGATTTGGCATCAGGTCGATCTGCTGAGCGCGGACGAGGCGGTACGGTTTATCGGGAAGGTAAAGCCCGATTCGTTAATCCATCTTGCTTGGGACGCCGTTCCTCCGGAATGTTACCGGTCCCTGGCCAATTATGAATGGACAAGGTGCAGCATGGCGCTTATTCATCAGTTTGTCCAAAGCGGCGGCAAGCGTATAATTGTAGCCGGAACGGGCGCGGAATATGTATGGGGAGAAGGGGGATTGTCGGAGAAGGAATCGCCGGATTCTTATATTCATGCTTATGCAGCCTGCAAAAACAGCCTGCGGGTCTGGCTGGAATCCTATGCCCGGATAGCCGGCTTTAGCTGCGCATGGGGCAGGTTATTTCATTTGTACGGTCCCCATGATCCGGGTAAAAGACTGGTGGCGTCTACGATTACTTCCTTGTTGAACAAGAAAGAAGCTTATTGCAGGTACGGCGGTCTGTACCGGGATTATTTGTATATCGAGGACGCGGCGGATGCACTGGTTAGTCTATTCGAAAGTCCCTGCGAGGGAACAGTAAATATTGCAAGCGGACAGCCGGTTCAACTGGAGCGCATGGTCAGATTGATCGGCAGCCTTATAGGAAGCGAAGCAAATATCAGAATTGGCGATGAGCAGCCGGAGGAGCCAGTTGTGGTATTGGCGGACATTTCTAGACTTGATTATGAAGTGTTGTGGAAACCCGCGTTTTCATTGCCCCTAGGTTTGGAACGGACTATAAAATGGTATTCGGATCGGCCTTAA